A single window of Bacteroides intestinalis DSM 17393 DNA harbors:
- a CDS encoding DUF4925 domain-containing protein — translation MKKNLFYLFALICSMSLFTACSDDDDEVSPWTGTYKMADYTATDYTWTEKEVMKNWPVTSALYTDWQFTGEDNYPNLISALLRYLGGSILPQALNSITLDKSGSIIADYVASPAIALDPNSIMSIFFTGAFPTTSEVKANFATSGFTTSPKELAYWSERNGKFTVKLNIPAILTAATGADASGMADIIDEVLSGDPATVKALLGGLLNADLSGIQDATISQILGWAKDGIPMNIKTADNGHTYIYLDKSAFDNLFTLRDTGETDSWGDPVSVNDLILLWNALVEGGIVPEEAQAAGMFIQMIGGYWAVTTSFNLGLDLMR, via the coding sequence ATGAAGAAGAATTTATTTTATTTATTTGCATTGATCTGTTCAATGAGTTTGTTTACTGCTTGTAGCGATGATGACGATGAAGTAAGCCCGTGGACTGGAACTTATAAAATGGCAGATTATACAGCTACGGATTATACCTGGACAGAAAAAGAGGTAATGAAGAATTGGCCTGTAACAAGTGCATTGTACACAGATTGGCAATTTACTGGTGAGGATAATTACCCTAATTTAATTTCAGCTTTATTACGGTATCTTGGAGGTTCTATTTTGCCTCAAGCTTTGAATTCAATTACTTTAGATAAGAGTGGTAGTATTATAGCTGATTATGTTGCTAGTCCGGCAATAGCACTAGACCCCAATTCTATAATGTCTATCTTTTTTACAGGTGCTTTTCCTACTACAAGTGAGGTAAAAGCTAATTTTGCTACAAGTGGCTTTACTACTTCTCCTAAAGAGTTGGCATATTGGAGTGAGAGAAATGGAAAATTCACTGTAAAATTGAATATTCCTGCTATCTTGACTGCAGCTACTGGAGCTGATGCTAGCGGTATGGCTGATATTATTGATGAAGTGTTGAGTGGAGATCCAGCTACTGTTAAAGCATTACTAGGTGGACTTTTGAATGCTGATCTTAGTGGAATACAAGATGCTACTATTAGTCAGATATTGGGTTGGGCTAAAGATGGAATACCTATGAATATTAAGACTGCTGATAATGGTCATACTTATATTTATTTGGATAAGAGTGCCTTTGATAATCTTTTCACTCTTCGTGATACGGGGGAAACGGATAGCTGGGGAGATCCTGTATCAGTGAATGATTTAATATTGCTTTGGAATGCATTGGTAGAAGGTGGAATTGTGCCGGAGGAAGCACAAGCTGCTGGAATGTTTATTCAGATGATAGGTGGATATTGGGCAGTAACAACAAGTTTTAATTTAGGTTTGGACTTAATGAGATAA
- the aroC gene encoding chorismate synthase, producing MFNSFGNILRLTSFGESHGKGIGGVIDGFPAGIRIDMDFVQAELDRRRPGQSLITTARKEGDKVEFLSGIFEGKSTGCPIGFIVWNENQHSSDYDNMKEVYRPSHADYTYKVKYGIRDYRGGGRSSARETISRVVAGALAKQALRQLGVKITAYTSQVGPIRLEENYTAYDLDLIETNPVRCPDPVKAKEMEELIFKTKGEGDTIGGVVTCVIKGCPIGLGQPVFGKLHAALASGMLSINAAKAFEYGDGFKGLKQKGSEQNDVFFNNCGRIETKTNHSGGIQGGISNGQDIFFRVAFKPVATVLMEQHTVNIDGVDTTLKARGRHDPCVLPRAVPIVEAMAALTILDFYLIDRTTQL from the coding sequence ATGTTCAACTCATTCGGCAACATTCTCCGCCTTACCAGCTTTGGGGAGTCACATGGTAAAGGCATCGGAGGCGTCATAGATGGATTTCCCGCGGGCATCCGCATTGACATGGATTTCGTGCAAGCGGAACTGGACCGTCGTCGTCCCGGACAGTCTCTTATTACTACGGCCCGGAAAGAAGGCGATAAAGTAGAATTCCTTTCAGGTATCTTTGAAGGCAAATCAACAGGATGTCCCATTGGATTCATTGTGTGGAATGAGAATCAGCATTCCAGTGATTATGATAATATGAAGGAGGTATACCGTCCTTCGCATGCTGACTATACTTATAAGGTGAAATATGGCATCCGTGATTATCGTGGCGGCGGTCGCTCATCAGCACGCGAAACCATTTCGCGCGTAGTGGCAGGTGCCCTTGCCAAACAGGCACTCCGTCAACTGGGTGTAAAAATCACAGCATATACCTCGCAGGTAGGACCAATCCGTCTGGAAGAGAATTATACTGCTTATGATCTTGATTTAATAGAAACGAATCCAGTACGCTGTCCGGATCCGGTAAAGGCAAAAGAAATGGAGGAACTTATTTTCAAGACCAAAGGAGAAGGTGATACCATTGGCGGCGTAGTGACCTGTGTCATCAAAGGATGCCCCATCGGATTAGGCCAACCCGTATTCGGTAAGTTACATGCAGCTCTTGCTTCCGGTATGCTCAGCATCAATGCAGCTAAAGCATTTGAATACGGTGACGGATTTAAAGGTCTGAAACAAAAAGGCTCAGAGCAGAATGATGTATTCTTCAATAACTGCGGACGCATTGAAACGAAAACCAATCATTCCGGTGGTATCCAAGGCGGTATAAGTAACGGACAGGACATCTTCTTCCGGGTTGCCTTTAAACCGGTAGCTACTGTATTGATGGAGCAACATACAGTCAATATAGATGGCGTAGATACAACATTGAAAGCCCGCGGTCGTCATGATCCATGCGTTTTGCCACGCGCAGTGCCTATAGTAGAAGCTATGGCTGCCTTGACAATACTGGATTTTTATCTGATTGACCGTACTACACAGTTATAA